From the genome of Campylobacter concisus, one region includes:
- a CDS encoding putative quinol monooxygenase codes for MIGFYVNVKLKAGCDAKFEEILKEIVPASRKDKGCISYECGMVVGGKNEYCFMEIWEDLASQKEHMKSVHMVKNAAALEACKESQEVKIVNFVSVKE; via the coding sequence AAGCTGGGTGTGATGCGAAATTTGAAGAAATTTTAAAAGAGATCGTGCCAGCTTCAAGGAAAGATAAAGGCTGCATAAGCTACGAGTGCGGCATGGTTGTGGGCGGTAAAAATGAATACTGCTTTATGGAAATTTGGGAAGATCTTGCAAGCCAAAAAGAGCATATGAAAAGCGTTCATATGGTGAAAAACGCAGCTGCGCTGGAGGCTTGCAAAGAGAGCCAAGAGGTAAAAATAGTAAATTTTGTAAGCGTAAAGGAATAA